One Nocardioides luti DNA window includes the following coding sequences:
- a CDS encoding SRPBCC family protein, which produces MKFTGDATLHAPVEKVWDALLDPAVLVRTIPGCERMEATGENAYAMTVTAGVAAIRGTYAGSCALSDLAPHRSLVMRLQGAGAPGTIGADVAVGFADAGDGTTLVTYDADAVVGGMVGGVGQRMLTSVTKRMAGEFFGNVDAVLTGTPGAPEQVSVTETSDGAAVFTAPAPVGGATAVGSRDDFVKGIVVGAGLVLLGVVAGSVSGRRR; this is translated from the coding sequence ATGAAGTTCACCGGTGACGCCACCCTGCACGCGCCCGTCGAGAAGGTCTGGGACGCGCTGCTCGACCCGGCCGTCCTGGTCCGCACCATCCCCGGCTGCGAGCGGATGGAGGCGACCGGCGAGAACGCCTACGCGATGACGGTCACCGCCGGCGTCGCAGCGATCCGGGGGACGTACGCCGGGTCCTGCGCCCTCTCCGACCTGGCCCCGCACCGCTCACTCGTGATGCGGCTCCAGGGCGCCGGCGCCCCCGGCACGATCGGCGCCGACGTGGCGGTCGGCTTCGCCGACGCCGGCGACGGCACCACGCTGGTGACCTACGACGCCGACGCGGTCGTCGGCGGCATGGTCGGCGGCGTCGGCCAGCGGATGCTCACCAGCGTCACCAAGCGGATGGCCGGCGAGTTCTTCGGCAACGTCGACGCCGTCCTGACCGGCACCCCCGGTGCGCCCGAGCAGGTCTCGGTCACCGAGACCTCCGACGGCGCGGCGGTCTTCACCGCGCCGGCTCCGGTGGGTGGTGCGACTGCCGTCGGCTCCCGCGACGACTTCGTGAAGGGGATCGTCGTCGGCGCCGGGCTGGTGCTGCTCGGTGTGGTCGCCGGGTCGGTGTCCGGGCGGCGGCGGTGA